The proteins below are encoded in one region of Meriones unguiculatus strain TT.TT164.6M chromosome 18, Bangor_MerUng_6.1, whole genome shotgun sequence:
- the Dyrk3 gene encoding dual specificity tyrosine-phosphorylation-regulated kinase 3, with translation MGGAACERGRKDAALPGAGLPPQQRRLGDGVYDTFMMIDETKCPPCSNTLCNPSEAPVSRRLNITTEPLTRDPTQHFSNGSEMKVEQLFQEFGNRRCNILQSDGINNAEKSSPPVSQGKSSEILNPVKSSSTSKSLKVLPLTPEQALKQYKHLLTAYEKLEITSYPEIYFVGPNAKKRQGVIGGPNNGGYDDADGAYIHVPRDHLAYRYEVLKIIGKGSFGQVARVYDHKLRQYVALKMVRNEKRFHRQAAEEIRILEHLKKQDKTGSMNVIHMLESFTFRNHVCMAFELLSIDLYELIKKNKFQGFSVQLVRKFAQSILQSLDALHKNKIIHCDLKPENILLKHHGRSATKVIDFGSSCFEYQKLYTYIQSRFYRAPEIILGCRYSTPIDIWSFGCILAELLTGQPLFPGEDEGDQLACMMELLGMPPPKLLEQSKRAKYFINSKGLPRYCSMTTQADGRVVLVGGRSRRGKKRDPPGSKDWATALKGCDDYLFIEFLKRCLQWDPAARLTPAQALRHPWISKYAPRPLTIDKVSGKRVVNPTNAFQGLGSKLPPVVGIASKLKANLISETSGSIPLCSVLPKLIS, from the exons ATGGGAGGCGCAGCCTGCGAACGCGGGAGGAAGGACGCGGCGCTGCCGGGAGCCGGGCTCCCGCCGCAGCAGCGGAG GTTGGGGGATGGTGTCTATGATACCTTCATGATGATAGATGAAACCAAGTGCCCACCCTGTTCAAACACACTCTGCAATCCCTCTGAAGCACCTGTCTCCAGAAGACTAAAT ATTACCACTGAGCCATTAACAAGAGATCCTACTCAGCACTTCTCGAATGGAAGTGAGATGAAGGTAGAACAGCTGTTTCAAGAATTTGGAAACCGAAGATGCAATATTCTTCAGTCAGATGGCATCAACAACGCCGAAAAGTCCTCTCCTCCTGTTTCTCAGGGGAAAAGTTCAGAGATCCTGAACCCAGTGAAATCCAGCAGTACATCCAAATCACTTAAAGTGCTGCCGCTGACTCCTGAGCAAGCCCTGAAGCAGTACAAACACCTCCTTACTGCCTATGAGAAGCTGGAGATCACCAGTTACCCAGAAATCTACTTTGTGGGTCCAAATGCCAAAAAGCGGCAAGGAGTTATTGGTGGTCCCAATAATGGGGGATACGACGATGCAGATGGGGCCTATATTCATGTACCTCGAGACCATCTAGCTTACCGCTATGAGGTACTGAAAATTATTGGCAAGGGGAGTTTTGGACAGGTAGCCCGTGTCTATGATCACAAACTTCGACAGTACGTGGCCCTAAAAATGGTGCGTAATGAGAAGCGCTTTCATCGCCAGGCAGCTGAGGAGATCCGGATTTTGGAGCACCTTAAAAAGCAGGATAAAACTGGCAGCATGAATGTTATCCACATGCTAGAAAGTTTCACCTTCCGGAACCACGTGTGCATGGCCTTTGAGTTGCTAAGCATAGACCTGTATgagctcattaaaaaaaacaaatttcagggTTTCAGCGTCCAGTTGGTTCGAAAGTTTGCGCAGTCCATCTTGCAGTCCTTGGACGCTCTCCATAAGAACAAGATCATTCATTGTGACCTGAAGCCAGAAAACATTCTCCTGAAACATCATGGACGCAGTGCAACCAAGGTCATTGACTTTGGGTCCAGCTGTTTTGAGTATCAGAAGCTCTACACATATATCCAGTCTCGCTTCTACAGAGCCCCAGAGATCATCCTGGGGTGCCGCTACAGCACGCCGATTGACATATGGAGTTTCGGTTGCATCCTTGCAGAACTTCTGACaggacagcctctgttccccggAGAAGACGAAGGAGACCAGTTGGCTTGCATGATGGAGTTGCTAGGGATGCCACCACCAAAACTTCTGGAGCAATCCAAACGTGCCAAGTACTTCATTAACTCCAAGGGCTTGCCTCGCTACTGCTCCATGACTACTCAGGCAGACGGGAGGGTTGTGCTTGTTGGGGGTCGCTCACGCAGGGGTAAGAAGCGGGACCCCCCAGGCAGCAAAGACTGGGCAACAGCACTGAAGGGCTGTGATGACTACTTGTTCATAGAGTTTCTGAAAAGATGCCTTCAGTGGGACCCCGCTGCCCGCCTCACCCCAGCTCAAGCATTAAGACACCCTTGGATTAGCAAGTATGCCCCACGACCTCTCACCATAGACAAGGTGTCAGGGAAACGGGTAGTTAATCCTACAAATGCTTTCCAGGGACTGGGTTCCAAGCTGCCGCCAGTTGTTGGAATAGCCAGTAAGCTTAAAGCTAACCTAATATCTGAAACCAGTGGTAGTATACCTCTGTGCAGTGTGTTGCCAAAGCTGATTAGCTAG